A window of Costertonia aggregata contains these coding sequences:
- a CDS encoding T9SS type B sorting domain-containing protein — translation MLKRLPYIILLFSGFMAFGQSCPSLVDPLNGATNVPVTTAISWDAVTGVPNYRISIGTSPGGTDVTNGVSVGNVATFTPPLGLPDNTLLYVTVILDFFNSIPDVTCNIGSFRTEDITIPPPCTRINNPVNGAIGVNVATNISWDYAISATGYRINVGTSPGGTEIANNLDVGNSLFYNPPSDLPPSTPIYVTIVPYNDNNPPNICIEETFITGIAAALPNCATMISPINGATNVPLTPLLEWTDIPGATGYRVTIGTSPVNGDILDNVIFSTNSTFVLDFDPNRTFFIRIIPFNDAGEAIGCGQESFSTLLGCGPFFDVVSGDLVILNPETVLPDAIGICLDESPTIYNSPDDAEGYRWFRINTDGSETLISSNREVSFTEQGNYRYEVFNTVSQFGNTIECPTSKEFSVVASESPTITALNFSNQNNIPTITVQVSGEGNYEFSLNDINGPYQDSNVFNNVTLGSLTVYARDKNGCGIDQETFEPDLTVEGFPKFFTPNGDTNNDLWQFIPPPTNPDVIISTIRIFDRYGTLLKEIDEQSQGWDGTFNGRPMPASDYWFLAIDENNKEISGHFTLKR, via the coding sequence ATGTTAAAGAGGTTACCGTACATAATTTTATTATTCTCTGGCTTTATGGCCTTTGGACAATCCTGTCCAAGTCTAGTTGACCCTCTCAATGGCGCAACGAATGTTCCGGTGACAACAGCCATTTCTTGGGATGCGGTTACAGGTGTACCAAATTACAGGATCTCTATCGGAACATCTCCTGGAGGAACCGATGTAACAAACGGGGTTTCAGTAGGTAATGTTGCTACCTTTACGCCTCCTTTAGGACTCCCTGATAATACATTGTTGTATGTGACGGTGATATTGGATTTTTTTAACAGCATACCTGATGTCACCTGCAATATAGGTTCTTTTAGGACCGAGGATATTACCATACCCCCGCCATGTACCAGAATCAATAATCCGGTTAATGGAGCAATTGGTGTAAATGTAGCTACCAACATTTCTTGGGACTATGCTATATCTGCAACGGGGTATAGAATAAATGTAGGAACCTCTCCGGGAGGAACCGAAATTGCAAACAATTTAGATGTAGGAAATTCACTTTTCTACAATCCACCATCAGATTTACCACCATCAACACCAATTTACGTGACGATTGTCCCCTACAACGATAACAATCCTCCAAATATTTGCATTGAAGAAACTTTTATCACGGGTATAGCAGCTGCTTTACCGAATTGCGCTACTATGATCAGCCCAATAAATGGTGCCACAAATGTGCCTCTCACTCCACTCTTGGAATGGACCGATATTCCCGGAGCTACAGGGTACAGGGTCACTATTGGTACATCTCCTGTAAATGGTGATATATTGGACAATGTAATTTTTTCTACCAATTCGACCTTTGTTTTGGACTTTGATCCAAATCGAACTTTTTTTATACGCATTATACCCTTTAATGATGCTGGGGAAGCTATTGGTTGTGGTCAAGAGTCTTTTTCCACGCTATTGGGATGCGGTCCCTTTTTTGACGTCGTATCAGGCGATTTGGTCATATTGAATCCCGAAACTGTTCTGCCCGATGCAATCGGCATATGTCTTGACGAAAGCCCAACAATATACAATTCTCCCGATGATGCCGAAGGATATCGCTGGTTTAGAATAAATACCGATGGTTCCGAAACCTTAATTTCAAGCAATCGGGAGGTATCATTCACAGAACAAGGAAATTATAGGTACGAAGTTTTCAATACCGTATCACAGTTCGGTAACACCATAGAATGTCCTACCAGTAAAGAGTTCAGTGTAGTGGCATCAGAATCCCCAACGATAACGGCCTTAAATTTTTCAAATCAAAACAATATCCCTACAATAACGGTTCAGGTGAGCGGCGAAGGCAATTACGAATTTTCTTTGAATGACATAAACGGGCCTTATCAGGATAGTAACGTATTCAATAATGTAACCTTGGGTTCCCTAACTGTTTATGCGAGGGATAAAAATGGATGTGGTATAGACCAAGAAACTTTTGAACCTGACTTGACAGTTGAAGGTTTTCCAAAATTTTTCACTCCCAATGGCGATACCAACAATGATCTGTGGCAATTTATACCGCCCCCCACCAATCCGGATGTTATCATATCTACCATACGAATATTTGACAGGTATGGCACTTTGCTGAAAGAAATTGATGAACAGTCCCAAGGTTGGGACGGTACATTCAATGGCAGGCCAATGCCTGCATCGGATTACTGGTTTTTGGCCATAGACGAAAACAATAAGGAGATAAGTGGGCATTTCACGCTTAAACGATAG
- a CDS encoding ABC transporter permease: MIRLLQIEFIKLWNNRSSKVLVISYFVLLTSIALIAAIKFDIGPIKFHLAEIGIFNFPYIWHFNTFVTAFFKLFLAIVIVSMMANEYSNKTIKQNLIDGLSKKEFILSKFLTVVSFAFISTVFVFVVSLILGLVYSDFDELSIIFSDLEFIIAFFVKLMGFFSFCLFLGILVKRSAFALGFLVLWQIIEGIITGLVRWKLFDGPMTETVMGFFPLQSMFNLIKEPITRLEAVQTVADQVGEKIELNYHVHWYEILIVLAWTAIFIYSSYALLKKRDL; this comes from the coding sequence ATGATACGTTTATTACAGATAGAATTCATTAAACTATGGAACAATAGATCCAGCAAAGTGTTGGTCATATCCTACTTTGTACTGCTAACATCGATTGCACTTATTGCAGCGATTAAGTTTGATATAGGTCCTATTAAATTCCATTTGGCCGAAATCGGGATATTCAATTTTCCGTATATATGGCATTTCAACACCTTTGTCACCGCTTTTTTCAAGTTGTTTTTGGCCATTGTCATCGTGTCTATGATGGCCAATGAATACAGTAATAAAACCATAAAACAGAATTTGATTGACGGCCTCTCCAAAAAGGAATTTATACTGTCAAAATTCTTGACCGTCGTGTCATTTGCTTTCATCTCAACAGTATTTGTTTTTGTCGTCTCCCTAATCCTTGGGCTAGTATATTCTGATTTTGATGAACTATCCATAATTTTTTCCGACCTGGAGTTTATAATAGCCTTTTTTGTTAAGCTTATGGGGTTCTTTTCGTTTTGCCTGTTTCTGGGCATTCTTGTAAAACGTTCTGCTTTCGCCTTAGGTTTTTTAGTACTTTGGCAAATTATAGAGGGAATTATTACTGGTTTGGTACGTTGGAAGCTTTTTGACGGCCCCATGACAGAAACCGTCATGGGTTTCTTTCCGCTACAATCTATGTTCAACCTCATAAAAGAACCTATCACTAGGTTGGAGGCTGTTCAAACCGTCGCCGACCAGGTAGGGGAGAAAATTGAATTGAACTACCATGTACATTGGTATGAAATCCTTATTGTTTTAGCTTGGACGGCAATTTTCATCTATTCATCGTATGCACTGTTAAAAAAACGGGATTTATAG
- a CDS encoding ABC transporter ATP-binding protein, translated as MEKILSVNNLTKKFGHLTAVKDLSFTIEKGNVYGILGPNGSGKSTTLGIVLNVVNRTKGEFSWFDGNTSTHEALKKVGAIIERPNFYPYMTAVQNLRLVCKIKEVDHNKVEEKLELVGLLDRKNSKFKTYSLGMKQRLAIASALLNDPEILILDEPTNGLDPQGIHQIREIIKKIASQGTTILLASHLLDEVEKVCSHVVILRKGEKLYSGTVDGMLASHGFFELKSDESEKLISFLNDNPIFGEIKQENDLITAFLKEEMDAKSFNKTLFEQGIVLSHLVKRKESLEEQFLTLTKNQSN; from the coding sequence TTGGAAAAGATACTATCAGTCAATAACCTTACCAAAAAATTTGGTCACCTGACCGCTGTCAAAGACCTTTCCTTTACCATTGAAAAAGGAAACGTATATGGCATTCTAGGACCCAATGGCAGTGGAAAATCCACTACACTGGGAATCGTACTCAACGTGGTAAACAGAACGAAAGGGGAATTCAGTTGGTTTGATGGCAATACCTCAACGCACGAAGCCTTAAAAAAAGTAGGTGCCATTATCGAGCGGCCTAACTTTTACCCATACATGACAGCCGTACAAAACCTGAGATTGGTCTGTAAGATTAAAGAGGTGGACCATAACAAAGTAGAAGAAAAGCTAGAACTGGTAGGGCTTTTAGACCGCAAAAACAGTAAGTTCAAGACCTATTCATTGGGTATGAAGCAACGGTTGGCGATAGCATCTGCATTATTGAACGATCCGGAAATATTGATACTTGATGAGCCCACCAACGGCCTGGACCCGCAGGGAATACACCAAATACGTGAAATCATAAAAAAAATAGCTTCGCAGGGCACGACCATTTTGTTGGCATCCCACTTACTGGATGAGGTAGAAAAAGTATGTAGTCACGTGGTTATCCTTCGAAAGGGAGAAAAATTATATTCCGGCACTGTGGACGGTATGCTTGCCAGCCATGGTTTTTTTGAATTGAAGAGCGATGAGAGTGAAAAATTGATTTCTTTTTTAAACGATAATCCTATATTCGGCGAGATAAAACAAGAAAATGATTTGATTACAGCTTTCCTGAAAGAGGAAATGGACGCCAAATCATTCAATAAAACACTTTTTGAGCAAGGAATCGTTTTATCGCACTTGGTAAAACGCAAGGAAAGCTTAGAAGAACAGTTCTTGACCTTAACAAAAAATCAATCCAATTAA
- a CDS encoding nucleoid-associated protein, whose translation MINLYPTQIESISLHRIGNKNKSEAIFLSAEPHVLNDETTGLLKEYFFRPFREKEENYYHLSNEVDVEFNEVYKIVSEIFSEPSSTHANSKKLATYLYEQSNHPHIKSGEVYVAYLSDVLLDNVKVDAVGIFKSELKHDFLQFEEKGGNLDIVIQQGININKLDKGCLIFNVNKEEGYKVLSVDSNRYDTKYWLENFLGVDVLSDDNFKTKNYLKFCQNFAKDVVLPAEDKQQEVLFMNRAVNHFAKNDAFEETDFLNEVIENPELIPEFKHYKVEKGPKYSIEDVSTFDIANKAVSDARKKIKNVINLDTNIQIKMDFINPESAEKFVEKGWDEERQMYYYLVYFNKEQKS comes from the coding sequence ATGATAAACCTATACCCTACCCAAATTGAGAGCATATCATTGCATCGCATAGGAAACAAAAATAAAAGTGAAGCCATTTTTTTATCCGCCGAACCCCATGTTCTTAATGATGAGACAACAGGATTGTTAAAAGAATATTTTTTTAGGCCCTTTCGAGAAAAAGAGGAAAATTACTATCATCTCTCCAACGAGGTCGATGTTGAATTTAACGAAGTTTACAAGATTGTATCCGAGATTTTTTCAGAGCCTTCGAGCACCCATGCAAATTCTAAAAAATTAGCGACATACTTATATGAACAGTCCAACCATCCCCATATAAAAAGCGGAGAGGTATATGTGGCCTATTTATCGGATGTCTTATTGGATAATGTAAAAGTTGATGCCGTAGGTATTTTTAAAAGCGAGCTAAAGCATGATTTTCTTCAATTTGAAGAAAAAGGCGGCAATCTGGATATTGTGATTCAACAAGGTATCAATATAAATAAATTGGACAAGGGTTGTCTTATTTTCAACGTAAACAAAGAAGAGGGCTACAAAGTACTTTCAGTGGATAGTAATCGGTATGACACCAAATACTGGTTAGAAAATTTCTTGGGCGTAGATGTGCTTTCTGATGACAATTTTAAGACCAAAAACTACTTAAAATTCTGTCAGAATTTTGCAAAAGACGTGGTTTTACCTGCCGAGGACAAACAACAAGAGGTACTGTTTATGAACCGTGCCGTAAACCACTTTGCCAAGAACGATGCTTTTGAGGAAACCGATTTTTTGAACGAGGTGATCGAAAACCCAGAGCTCATTCCCGAATTCAAACACTACAAAGTCGAAAAAGGGCCTAAGTACAGTATCGAAGACGTTTCTACTTTTGATATTGCGAATAAGGCCGTATCCGATGCGAGAAAAAAAATAAAGAACGTCATCAATCTAGATACCAACATCCAGATAAAAATGGATTTCATCAACCCAGAATCCGCTGAAAAATTTGTGGAAAAAGGGTGGGACGAGGAACGGCAGATGTACTATTATCTAGTTTATTTTAATAAGGAGCAAAAGAGTTAA
- a CDS encoding IS1096 element passenger TnpR family protein: MIYKIRIIFDAEEDIFRDIEIEANNTLEDFHNAITQAFGFMGNEMASFYTCDERWNQDEEIALFDMSEDGSNVRLMNETFLEDILTKNNPKLIYIYDFLSMWTFFVELADITQKEDGRAYPNVIFSFGELPDSPPEKKFESDPNTTIDFDDTLDNYEDLDFDENWN; encoded by the coding sequence ATGATTTATAAGATTAGGATAATCTTTGATGCTGAGGAAGATATCTTTCGTGACATTGAAATTGAGGCAAACAATACTTTAGAGGATTTTCATAACGCGATAACACAAGCCTTCGGGTTTATGGGCAATGAGATGGCCTCTTTTTATACCTGTGACGAAAGGTGGAACCAAGATGAGGAGATTGCGCTTTTTGACATGAGCGAAGACGGTTCGAACGTTCGCTTGATGAACGAAACGTTCTTAGAGGACATCTTGACCAAAAACAATCCCAAACTCATTTACATATATGACTTTTTGAGCATGTGGACCTTTTTTGTTGAATTGGCCGATATCACCCAAAAAGAAGATGGTCGCGCCTATCCCAATGTCATTTTTAGTTTTGGGGAGCTACCCGACTCGCCGCCGGAAAAGAAATTTGAATCCGATCCGAATACCACGATAGATTTTGATGATACGCTCGACAACTATGAAGATTTGGATTTTGATGAAAACTGGAACTGA
- a CDS encoding COX15/CtaA family protein, producing the protein MQKHFRKIAKTALILVYLVIVAGAVVRMTGSGMGCPDWPKCFGYYIPPTEATELEWQAEKEYKKGQVIIRHETLQIAKKDFRTSSTYSKENWEAYTKHDYAIFNPWHTWIEYINRLLGALAGLATLILALVSIKYWKIKKSVTILSWLVVLGMGFQAWLGATVVYSVLEPVKITLHMIMALVIVAMLLYIIFLVNQEDKRILFDRGTLVTATIVLLLTLVQIVLGTQVRQFVDHQIDMVGEQSKSLWLESPSIQFYIHRSFSILVVLANAYLAYRIFKLKLGHTKIYWVLFIVLIEVFSGMAMYYLDFPFTSQPLHLVLAAILFGVQFYIFLEALKTKRSPKTS; encoded by the coding sequence ATGCAGAAACATTTTAGGAAAATAGCCAAAACGGCTTTGATATTGGTTTATTTGGTCATCGTGGCAGGTGCCGTGGTACGTATGACGGGCAGTGGTATGGGTTGTCCCGATTGGCCGAAATGCTTCGGGTATTATATACCACCTACCGAGGCAACGGAGCTGGAGTGGCAAGCGGAAAAAGAATACAAAAAGGGTCAGGTAATCATACGGCATGAGACGCTTCAGATTGCCAAAAAGGATTTTAGGACCTCATCAACCTATAGCAAAGAGAATTGGGAAGCGTACACAAAACATGACTATGCGATTTTTAATCCTTGGCACACCTGGATAGAATATATCAATAGGTTATTGGGAGCCCTGGCCGGTTTGGCAACTTTGATTTTAGCTTTGGTATCCATCAAATATTGGAAAATCAAAAAGTCCGTCACGATTTTATCTTGGCTGGTCGTTTTGGGAATGGGGTTTCAGGCTTGGCTAGGTGCCACGGTAGTATATTCTGTTTTGGAACCCGTAAAAATTACATTACACATGATCATGGCCTTGGTCATAGTGGCAATGTTATTGTATATCATATTTTTGGTGAACCAAGAAGACAAACGTATTTTATTTGATAGAGGTACACTTGTAACCGCTACAATAGTGCTACTGTTGACTTTGGTACAAATAGTTTTAGGCACACAGGTAAGGCAGTTCGTAGACCATCAAATAGATATGGTTGGGGAACAGTCCAAAAGCCTTTGGTTGGAGAGTCCATCGATACAATTTTATATACACCGGTCATTTTCAATTTTAGTGGTATTGGCCAATGCCTATCTTGCGTACCGTATTTTTAAGCTAAAGCTAGGGCACACAAAAATATATTGGGTACTCTTTATAGTATTGATAGAGGTTTTCTCGGGTATGGCCATGTATTATTTGGATTTCCCTTTCACCAGCCAACCTTTGCACCTGGTGTTGGCCGCCATTTTATTTGGTGTACAATTCTATATCTTTTTAGAAGCGTTAAAGACGAAAAGAAGTCCCAAAACTTCGTAA
- a CDS encoding OmpA family protein, which produces MKNTTQNILFAIVFTVSFISFGQDRKEQKAEDKFEDYAFMDAISSYEDLVQKGYTSEEIYKNLGNANYNNAKYDAASQWYEKLINHDGATVEPEYLYRYAQSLKSLEKYDESDDWMQKFEDAKANDYRVTKFNENMDYLKKIKESSGRYTIENLKINSKVSDFAPSFYKNLLVFSTARDTGITSKNIHQWNEKSFLNLYSADISDSSGVMHPQRFSKKLNTKTHESSTTFSKDGDIVFFTRNNSENGGFERDAEGISRLKLYRAVLRDDEWTDITELPFNSDDYSIAHPALSPDGTKLYFASDMPGTLGASDIFMVKINNDGTYGKPVNLGDKINTEARENFPFVTQTNVLYFSSDGHPGLGGLDVFATKVEDLESAYVANVGEPVNSEQDDFSFIIDENTGKGFFASNREGGMGSDDIYGFLETQPLQLTCNTAIQGIVKDEKTGNPLPGTKLWMTNSNGATIAETVSEADGTFTMDGGCEKGKYKVLAVKEDYEDGETPFELATSETPEVTVLLKPIRKAAAVGTDLTKVLNLKPIYFDLNKAVIREDAKIELNKVLEYMNTYPEVKIAIGSHTDSRGRDSYNLSLSDKRAKSTVAYLISKGINSSRITGQGYGESKLVNDCGNGVKCSKAEHELNRRSEFIVVE; this is translated from the coding sequence ATGAAAAATACAACTCAAAATATACTGTTCGCAATAGTCTTTACTGTAAGTTTCATAAGCTTTGGACAAGACAGAAAAGAACAAAAAGCCGAGGATAAGTTCGAAGACTATGCGTTTATGGATGCCATATCGTCCTATGAGGATTTGGTCCAAAAAGGATATACATCAGAAGAAATATATAAAAACCTGGGCAATGCCAATTATAATAACGCAAAGTACGATGCAGCTTCCCAATGGTATGAAAAACTGATAAACCATGACGGAGCAACCGTTGAGCCCGAATATCTATACAGATATGCACAATCCCTTAAATCATTGGAAAAATATGATGAATCGGACGATTGGATGCAAAAGTTCGAGGATGCCAAGGCCAATGATTATCGGGTAACCAAGTTTAACGAGAACATGGATTATTTAAAAAAGATAAAGGAATCCTCCGGGAGGTATACCATTGAAAATCTAAAAATCAATTCAAAAGTATCAGATTTCGCACCATCTTTTTATAAAAATCTATTGGTTTTTTCAACTGCCCGCGATACCGGTATCACATCCAAAAACATACACCAATGGAACGAGAAATCTTTCTTGAACCTTTATAGTGCCGATATATCAGACAGTTCGGGAGTTATGCATCCACAAAGATTTTCAAAAAAACTGAATACCAAGACCCATGAATCGTCCACAACTTTCTCAAAAGATGGCGACATAGTATTTTTTACAAGAAATAATTCGGAAAATGGTGGTTTTGAGAGGGATGCAGAAGGTATAAGCAGATTAAAGCTATACCGTGCCGTATTGCGAGATGACGAGTGGACCGATATCACTGAATTACCCTTCAACAGTGACGATTATTCCATAGCGCATCCCGCTTTAAGTCCCGATGGCACAAAACTATATTTCGCATCCGATATGCCAGGCACACTGGGGGCCTCGGATATTTTTATGGTCAAAATCAACAATGATGGCACCTATGGCAAACCTGTGAATTTGGGCGATAAGATAAATACCGAAGCTAGGGAGAATTTTCCTTTTGTAACCCAAACGAACGTACTCTATTTTTCATCAGATGGACACCCGGGTCTTGGCGGGCTTGATGTATTTGCAACTAAGGTTGAAGATTTGGAAAGTGCCTATGTGGCAAACGTGGGCGAGCCTGTAAACAGTGAGCAAGATGATTTTTCTTTCATTATTGATGAAAATACAGGTAAAGGTTTTTTTGCATCGAACCGGGAAGGCGGTATGGGAAGTGATGACATTTATGGTTTTTTGGAGACCCAGCCTTTGCAATTAACCTGTAATACAGCAATACAGGGCATAGTTAAGGATGAAAAAACAGGAAACCCGTTGCCTGGAACAAAATTATGGATGACAAATTCTAACGGAGCGACCATAGCTGAAACTGTTTCAGAAGCCGATGGTACGTTTACGATGGATGGAGGTTGTGAAAAAGGCAAGTACAAAGTTTTGGCCGTTAAAGAAGATTATGAGGATGGGGAAACCCCATTTGAACTTGCGACATCCGAGACACCGGAAGTAACCGTATTGCTCAAACCCATAAGAAAAGCAGCGGCGGTAGGCACCGACCTCACCAAGGTATTGAACCTTAAACCTATCTATTTTGACCTCAACAAGGCAGTTATTAGAGAGGATGCCAAAATAGAACTGAACAAGGTTTTGGAGTATATGAATACATATCCCGAGGTCAAGATCGCAATAGGCTCACATACCGATAGTCGCGGCAGGGACAGTTATAATTTGTCCCTATCTGACAAGCGGGCAAAATCTACGGTCGCCTACCTAATATCCAAAGGTATAAACAGCTCCAGAATCACGGGGCAGGGCTATGGGGAAAGCAAGCTAGTGAACGATTGTGGCAATGGCGTAAAATGTTCCAAAGCGGAACATGAACTCAATCGCCGATCGGAATTCATAGTGGTAGAATAA
- a CDS encoding PorP/SprF family type IX secretion system membrane protein, translated as MKKYNIIIIIVLAVTSTLSAQQDAQYTQYMYNTLAVNPAYAGSRGVFSIAALHRSQWVGLDGAPTTQTINFNTPVSERVGIGLSIVNDEIGNGTNQDTYFDAVFSYTVPTSEFGKLSFGLKAGGHFLNIDFNQLQNFREELVPAGFDNVDKQFSPNFGAGIYYHTDRFYAGLSVPNFLNTEHFDGSGESNTFLAEERMNWYLISGYVFELNPNLKFKPAGLLKAVKGAPLQVDLSASFLLNDKFSLGAAYRWDAAASALFGFQITDQFMLGLAYDREITDLGSTSFNDGSFEVFLRYEFFTRYKKVLTPRFF; from the coding sequence ATGAAAAAATATAATATAATAATCATAATAGTTTTAGCCGTAACCAGCACCTTGAGCGCTCAACAAGATGCACAGTATACACAGTATATGTACAATACACTTGCCGTAAATCCGGCATATGCCGGTTCTAGGGGAGTCTTTAGTATTGCGGCCCTACACAGATCGCAATGGGTGGGCTTGGATGGCGCACCAACAACGCAGACCATAAACTTTAATACCCCGGTATCGGAGAGAGTGGGCATTGGTTTATCAATAGTTAATGATGAAATAGGGAATGGCACCAATCAAGATACCTATTTTGATGCCGTATTCTCTTATACTGTTCCAACTTCGGAATTTGGCAAACTATCTTTTGGGCTTAAAGCTGGTGGACACTTTTTGAATATCGATTTTAACCAACTTCAGAACTTTAGGGAAGAATTGGTGCCTGCGGGATTCGATAATGTAGACAAACAGTTCTCACCCAATTTTGGTGCAGGTATATATTATCATACCGATAGATTTTATGCCGGCCTATCAGTACCTAACTTTTTAAATACCGAACATTTTGACGGATCCGGTGAGAGCAATACCTTTTTGGCCGAAGAACGTATGAATTGGTATCTAATATCCGGATACGTTTTTGAACTTAATCCAAATTTAAAATTTAAGCCCGCCGGCCTCCTAAAGGCCGTAAAAGGTGCGCCTTTACAAGTTGACCTATCGGCCAGTTTTTTGTTGAACGACAAATTCTCGTTAGGTGCCGCATACAGATGGGATGCCGCTGCCAGTGCCTTATTTGGATTTCAGATCACTGACCAGTTTATGTTGGGGCTGGCCTACGACCGTGAGATTACCGATTTGGGCAGCACCTCGTTTAACGATGGTTCTTTTGAGGTTTTTCTAAGGTATGAGTTCTTTACCCGGTATAAAAAAGTATTGACCCCAAGATTCTTTTAA